Proteins from a genomic interval of Streptomyces fodineus:
- a CDS encoding Pls/PosA family non-ribosomal peptide synthetase translates to MAAIDESSALGLLDDEIRTQFGDRARFSAGPAASPRTLVDIFDATVRSHPDEPALDDGTTCLSYRALAGEVERLRRRLARAGVGRGHRVGVRVPSGTNELYVAILAVLAAGAAYVPVDAEDPDERAELVFGEAEVRAVIGAGHTVTVQGGSGAPAARPGAEEDAWIIFTSGSTGKPKGVAVTHRSAAAFVDAEAALFLTEEPIGPGDRVMAGLSVAFDASCEEMWLAWRYGACLAPVPRSQVRSGADLGPWLVEQEITVVSTVPTLAALWEPGTLNDVRLLIFGGEACPPELAQRLVTEGREVWNTYGPTEATVVACAALLTGEEPIRIGLPLGGWELAVVDEAGEPVPMGGSGQLVIGGVGLARYLDTDKDAEKYAPLQSLGWERAYRSGDLVKADPEGLIFLGRADEQIKLGGRRIELGEVDAALQALPGVAGAAAAVRTARSGNQLLVGYVVTQDGWDQAAAVEKLRAELPAALVPLLAPVAELPTRTSGKVDRNALPWPLEGVETPKADLYGTEAWLAEQWAEVLGIPVSSACDDFFAIGGGSLAAAQLTTRLRTRYPSAAVLDIYQQPTLRKLARRLEASAQDEGKTRAIAPVPVRAQAVQLLLLVPLVTLLGLRWTLVLAAVGKVLPGYSWLPAAPWWLLAAGALLFFTPPGRITIAAGGARLLLRGLAPGRYPRGGSVHLRLWTAERLAEFSGATALTGSWLERYARALGAKVGPEVDLHSLPPVTGMLKLGRGAAVESEVDLSGYWLDGDRLEIGPVKVGAHAVVGTRSLLFPGARVGKRAEVAPGSAVCGQVPTGQRWAGAPAVKLGKAKHNWPEQRPQRGTCWRAMYGITGLALSSLPLLAGVAALLVARLFVAPGASLGEALRGAALGLVPATLAYGLAYALLILVAVRALSLGLREGTHPTHSRVGWQAWTVTQLMDRSRQTLFPLYAGLVTPVWLRLLGMRIGRGAEVSTVLALPSLTTVGEGAFLADDTLTAPYELGGGWVRIGRAEIGRRAFLGNSGMTAPGRSVPDGGLVGVLSATPKKAKKGTSYLGLPPVKLPRSATGGDQSRTYDPPARLLWARGLVELCRIVPVLCSAALAAATVAVLCALGVWAWALSGAVLLAAGAAAAVVSIGAKWLLVGRHRAGEHPLWSSFVWRNELADTFVEVLAVPWLAGAVPGTPVMTAWLRGLGARIGKGVWVESYWLPETDLVTLQDAATVNRGCVLQTHLFHDRILRTDTVVLREGATLGPGGIVLPGSTIGARTTLGPASLVMAAESVPDDTRWLGNPIEAWRP, encoded by the coding sequence ATGGCAGCCATAGACGAGAGCAGCGCTCTCGGCCTGCTCGATGACGAGATCCGCACGCAGTTCGGCGACAGGGCGCGGTTCTCCGCGGGGCCCGCCGCCTCGCCGCGCACGCTGGTCGACATCTTCGACGCGACCGTACGGTCCCATCCGGACGAGCCGGCTCTGGACGACGGTACGACGTGCCTCAGCTACCGTGCGCTGGCCGGCGAGGTGGAGCGGCTGCGGCGGCGGCTCGCGAGGGCGGGGGTCGGGCGCGGGCACCGGGTCGGGGTGCGGGTTCCCTCGGGGACCAATGAGCTGTACGTCGCGATCCTCGCCGTCCTGGCCGCCGGTGCCGCCTATGTCCCCGTGGACGCCGAGGACCCGGACGAGCGGGCGGAGCTGGTGTTCGGGGAGGCGGAGGTGCGGGCCGTCATCGGGGCCGGGCACACCGTCACCGTCCAGGGCGGCTCCGGCGCCCCGGCCGCACGGCCCGGTGCCGAGGAGGACGCCTGGATCATCTTCACCTCCGGGTCCACGGGGAAGCCCAAGGGCGTCGCCGTCACGCACCGCAGCGCCGCCGCCTTCGTGGACGCGGAGGCGGCCCTGTTCCTCACGGAGGAGCCGATCGGGCCCGGCGACCGGGTCATGGCGGGGCTCTCCGTGGCCTTCGACGCGTCCTGCGAGGAGATGTGGCTGGCCTGGCGGTACGGCGCCTGTCTGGCGCCGGTGCCCCGGTCGCAGGTCAGGAGCGGTGCCGATCTCGGGCCCTGGCTGGTCGAGCAGGAGATCACCGTCGTCTCGACCGTGCCCACGCTCGCCGCGCTGTGGGAGCCGGGGACCTTGAACGACGTACGGCTGCTGATCTTCGGGGGCGAGGCCTGCCCGCCCGAGCTGGCGCAGCGGCTGGTCACCGAGGGGCGCGAGGTGTGGAACACCTACGGGCCGACCGAGGCGACCGTCGTGGCCTGTGCGGCGCTGCTCACCGGCGAGGAGCCCATCAGGATCGGGCTGCCCCTGGGCGGCTGGGAGCTGGCGGTCGTCGACGAGGCCGGGGAGCCGGTGCCGATGGGCGGCAGCGGGCAGCTCGTGATCGGCGGGGTCGGGCTCGCGCGCTATCTCGACACCGACAAGGACGCGGAGAAGTACGCACCGCTTCAGTCGCTGGGCTGGGAGCGCGCGTACCGGAGCGGTGACCTGGTCAAGGCCGATCCCGAGGGGCTGATCTTCCTGGGGCGGGCGGATGAGCAGATCAAGCTCGGCGGGCGCCGGATCGAGCTGGGCGAGGTGGATGCCGCGCTGCAGGCGCTGCCCGGTGTGGCCGGAGCCGCGGCCGCCGTGCGGACCGCCCGCAGCGGCAATCAGCTCCTGGTCGGCTATGTGGTCACCCAGGACGGCTGGGACCAGGCGGCCGCCGTCGAGAAGCTGCGCGCCGAACTGCCCGCCGCGCTGGTGCCGCTGCTCGCACCCGTCGCGGAGCTGCCGACCCGTACCTCCGGGAAGGTGGACCGCAACGCCCTGCCCTGGCCCCTGGAGGGCGTGGAGACCCCCAAGGCCGATCTGTACGGCACCGAGGCCTGGCTCGCCGAGCAGTGGGCGGAGGTCCTCGGCATCCCGGTGAGCAGCGCCTGCGACGACTTCTTCGCGATCGGCGGCGGCAGTCTGGCCGCGGCCCAGCTGACCACCCGGCTGCGCACCCGCTATCCGAGCGCCGCCGTCCTCGACATCTACCAGCAGCCCACGCTGCGCAAGCTGGCCCGGCGCCTGGAGGCCTCGGCGCAGGACGAGGGCAAGACCCGCGCCATCGCGCCGGTCCCGGTCCGCGCCCAGGCCGTCCAGCTGCTCCTGCTCGTCCCGCTGGTCACGCTGCTCGGGCTGCGCTGGACGCTGGTCCTGGCCGCCGTGGGGAAGGTGCTGCCCGGCTACTCCTGGCTGCCGGCCGCCCCCTGGTGGCTGCTCGCGGCCGGAGCGCTGCTGTTCTTCACCCCGCCCGGCCGGATCACCATCGCCGCGGGCGGGGCCCGGCTGCTGCTGCGGGGCCTTGCGCCCGGGCGGTATCCGCGGGGCGGGAGCGTGCATCTGCGGCTGTGGACGGCCGAGCGGCTGGCCGAGTTCAGCGGGGCCACCGCGCTGACCGGATCGTGGCTGGAGCGCTATGCGCGGGCGCTGGGCGCGAAGGTCGGGCCCGAGGTGGACCTGCACTCGCTGCCGCCGGTCACCGGCATGCTCAAGCTGGGCCGGGGCGCGGCCGTGGAGTCCGAGGTCGATCTGTCCGGGTACTGGCTGGACGGCGACCGGCTGGAGATCGGCCCGGTCAAGGTCGGCGCGCATGCCGTCGTGGGCACCCGCAGCCTGCTCTTCCCGGGCGCCCGCGTCGGCAAGCGGGCCGAGGTCGCCCCGGGTTCCGCGGTCTGCGGGCAGGTGCCCACCGGTCAGCGGTGGGCGGGTGCGCCCGCGGTCAAGCTCGGCAAGGCCAAGCACAACTGGCCCGAGCAGCGGCCGCAGCGGGGCACGTGCTGGCGGGCCATGTACGGCATCACCGGGCTCGCGCTGAGCTCCCTGCCGCTGCTCGCGGGTGTGGCCGCGCTGCTGGTCGCCCGGCTCTTCGTGGCGCCCGGAGCCTCGCTGGGCGAGGCCCTGCGCGGGGCGGCGCTCGGTCTGGTCCCGGCCACGCTGGCCTACGGGCTGGCGTACGCGCTGCTGATCCTGGTCGCGGTACGGGCCTTGAGTCTGGGGCTGCGCGAGGGCACGCATCCGACGCACAGCCGGGTGGGCTGGCAGGCGTGGACCGTGACGCAGCTGATGGACCGGTCCAGGCAGACGCTGTTCCCGCTGTACGCGGGGCTGGTCACACCGGTGTGGCTGCGGCTGCTGGGGATGCGGATCGGGCGGGGCGCCGAGGTGTCGACGGTGCTGGCGCTGCCCAGCCTGACCACGGTCGGCGAGGGGGCGTTCCTGGCGGACGACACGCTGACCGCGCCGTACGAGCTGGGCGGCGGCTGGGTGCGGATCGGGCGCGCGGAGATCGGACGGCGGGCCTTCCTCGGGAACTCCGGGATGACCGCGCCGGGGCGGAGCGTGCCGGACGGCGGGCTGGTCGGGGTGCTGTCGGCGACGCCGAAGAAGGCGAAGAAGGGCACCTCCTATCTTGGGCTGCCGCCGGTGAAGCTGCCGCGCAGTGCCACCGGCGGGGATCAGAGCCGTACCTACGATCCGCCCGCGCGGCTGCTGTGGGCGCGCGGTCTGGTGGAGCTGTGCCGGATCGTGCCGGTGCTGTGCTCGGCGGCGCTGGCCGCGGCGACGGTGGCGGTGCTGTGTGCGCTCGGGGTCTGGGCGTGGGCGCTGTCGGGTGCGGTGCTGCTGGCGGCGGGTGCCGCGGCGGCTGTGGTGTCGATCGGCGCGAAGTGGCTGCTGGTGGGGCGGCACCGGGCCGGGGAGCATCCGCTGTGGAGTTCGTTCGTGTGGCGCAATGAGCTGGCGGACACGTTCGTCGAGGTGCTGGCGGTGCCGTGGCTGGCCGGGGCCGTGCCGGGGACGCCGGTCATGACGGCGTGGCTGCGCGGGCTCGGCGCGCGCATCGGCAAGGGCGTGTGGGTCGAGAGCTACTGGCTGCCGGAGACGGACCTGGTGACCCTTCAGGACGCGGCCACCGTCAATCGTGGCTGTGTGCTGCAGACGCACCTCTTCCACGACCGGATCTTGCGGACGGATACTGTGGTCCTCCGTGAGGGCGCCACCCTGGGCCCTGGCGGGATCGTGCTGCCCGGCAGCACGATCGGGGCCCGTACGACCCTGGGGCCCGCGTCGCTCGTCATGGCCGCGGAGTCCGTCCCGGACGACACCCGCTGGCTCGGCAACCCGATCGAGGCATGGCGTCCCTGA